The DNA sequence CTCGCGGGGGAGGAACGGGGCCCACAGGCCGGCCTCGGACAGGCGGACCAACAGCTCCTCCGGGACCGCCCCGGCACGGTCCCACCGGTCCGCCTCGGGGGCGATGTGAGTGTCCACGAAGGTCCGGGCGGCGTGCCGGTCGAGTGTCGGGAGAGTGGTGGTCATCGTCCTGCTTCCTAGGCGGCCGAAGCGGCGGAGAGCCGGCGCTCCACCAGCTCGGCCATCGACGAGACGGTGCGGAAGTTGTCGATCCGCAGTTCGTTGTTGGGCAGGGAGACGGCGAACTGCTTCTCGATGAACATCACGAGCTCCATCGCGAAGAGGGAGTTGATGAAGCCGAGCGAGAAGATGTCCTGTTCGTCCGTCAGTTCGGCCCGCGGGTGGCGGCCGAGGATGAAGGCGCGGATGGTGGCCGCATGGGTGTTCGTCATGGGAGTGCTCCTCAGCGGGGGAGTGGGAAGGGGGGAGGGACAGGGACGTGACTCAGCCGTCGTACGTGTAGAAGCCGCGGCCGGACTTCCGGCCGTGGAACCCCGCTTCGGTCATCTGCTTGAGCAGCGGGCATGGGCGGTACTTGCTGTCGGCGTAGTGCTCGTGGAGCACCTCGACGCTGTGGAGGATCGTGTCGACGCCGATGAGGTCGGCGGTCTCCAGCGGGCCCATCGGGTGGCCGAAACAGCCGCGGAAGACCTCGTCGACCTGCTCGGCGGTTGCGACCCCTTCGTGGACCAGGAAGGCGGCCTCGTTGACCGTCAGCATCAGAACACGGTTGGAGACGAAACCGGCCGAGTCCTTGACCTCCACGGGCTTCTTGCCCATGGCGGCCAGCAGGTCCCGGGTCCGCTGGAGCGTCTCCGGCGAGGTGCGCACGCCGGGGATCAGCTCGACGACCGGCTTCGCGGGCACCGGGTTCATGAAGTGGACACCGACGGTCTGGGCGGGCCGGCTGCTCAGCGAGGCGAGCCGGGTGATCGGAATGGCCGAGGTGTTGACGATGACGACGGTGTCCGGCGCGCAGACCTCGTCGATCTCCCGGTGTACTTGTTGCTTGATCTCCCACTTCTCGGTGACGTTCTCGATCACCATCGATGCCTCGGCGAGCGCGGTTACCCCCACTGCGGTGGTGATGCGGGTGAGGATCTCGTCAGCGTCGAGCGCCGGGCCGCCCATCAGGGCGCTCATGCGGCAGTTCCGATAGATCGCGTCGCGGGCCGTGGCCAGGGTCTCCTCGTCCTTGTCGACGAGGACGACGTCGTACCCGCACTGCGCGAGGTTCTGGGCTACGCCCACGCCCATCACTCCGGCACCCACCACGCCGATGATGCTCATATCCGTCTCCGTGTGTTCGTGCTGCTGTTGATCTGTCAGTTGCCCGGGGCCGGGAGGTCCGGCCTCTTCGTCAGCGGCTGACAGTGTCGCCTCGTTCGAGGGCGAAGCCGGCGGGGACGCCGGCGGGATCGGAATCCAGGCTGACGATCCGGTTGTCGGCGTCGACGAAGACCACGCGGGGCTCGAACACCCTGGCCTCGGCATCCGACATTGTTCCGTAGGCGATGATGATCACCATATCGCCGGGGCTTATCAGCCTCGCGGCAGCGCCGTTGATGCCGATGACCCCGGAGTCCCGCGCGCCCTCGATGACGTAGGTGGACAGCCGGGCCCCGTTGTCGATGTCGACGATGTCGACCTTCTCGCCGGGCAACAGGTCCGCGGCCTCCATCAGGTCCGCGCTCATCGTGACGGAACCGACGTAGTGCAGGTCCGCCTGGGTCACGGTGGCGCGGTGGATCTTCGACTTCATCATCGTGCGGTGCATGGGTTCGTTCACTCTCTCGTCGTGGGGTGTCGGGGTGCGCACGGCCGGTCGTGGGTCAGCGGGCCGACTGGCGGCGGGCTCGGGCCTTCGCCGCCCGGTCCTGCTGCTGTGCCCGGCGTGCGGCCGCGCGTTCCCGGACCTCGCCGATCGTCTGCTCGACGGCCTCGTCCGGCCGGCCCTCGCCGTCGACCAGACGGGCCAGTCCGGCCACGGTGAGAGCCTCGTAGAGCTGTGCCATGGTGAGCGAGGCGCCGAGCGCGCTGTTGATCCTCGGTACGAGTTGGATCGCCACCAAGGAGTTGCCGCCGAGGTCGAAGAAGCTGTCCTGCACCCCGACCCGGTCGACTCCCAGCGCTTCCTGCCAGGCGGCGCAGATCCGCTGTTCGGTCTCCCCGCGCGGCGGCACGTACTGCGTGGCCACGTCGGGGCGCGGGCTCTGTCCCTCGCCGAGGATCTCGGACAGCCGGCCGTCGGCCCCGGCCGCGGTCGAAGGCAGCGTGAACGCGGTCGCGACCAGGACGTTGACGTCGGTGGGGGAGACGATCAGCTGGGGCTCGGCGGCGGAGGTCAATACGCGGTCCAGCGCGTCGAGCGCCTGGGCGGGGGGCATGCCCCGCTGGGCGACGTCCTCGGCCCGGAGCTTGGCCAGAGGCTCCGGGAGGCCGGCCTCGACGGCCATTCCCGCGTCCTGCCAGGGGCCCCAGTCGATCGTCACCACCCGGCGCCACGGGGTGCGGGACTGCGCGTACGCGTCCAGGAAGGCGTTCGCCGCGACGTAGTCGACCAGGCCGAGGTCGCCCACGTTGGCCGCGTTGGATCCGAACAGGCAGAGGAAGTCCGGTGCGTGCGGCGCCAGGGCTTCTTCGAGGTTGAGCGTGCCGCGCACCTTGGGGGCCAGCACCAGCGCGGCCTCCTCGGCCCGCTTCAGCTGGATGAGACCGCCACCACCCTTCCCCGCCGCGTGGAAGACCCCGTGCACCGCACCCCAGCGCGCGGCGATCCGGTCGACCGCGGTGTGCACGGCGTCGCGGTCGGTCACGTCCACCGGAAGGGTCATCACCTCGGTGCCGAGACCGAGCACGCGGAGGAGCCGCCTGACGGTCCGTGCCGTGCCCCGGCCGTACTGGTGCTCCGTCACTCCGGGCCACTCTTCCTGGGGCGGCAGCGGCGTGCGGGCGAGCAGGGCGATCCGTCGGCCTGGCGCCGCCAGGTGTTCGGCCAGTGCGAGACCGATACCGCCGGTCCCTCCGGTGATCACATACACGCCGTCCTCTCGGAGGACCGGCGGCTGTGAGGAGGCCGGGGGCAGTGGGGCGGGCACGTAGGTCTGGGTCCACCGGTAGGAGGCGCGGTAGGCGACCACGGCGTGCGCGGGCGGCACCGAGAACTCCTTCAGGAGGTTCTCCACGCCTTGCCGGACCGCCTCGGGGCCGTCCAGGACGAGGTCGACCGTCCGGCAGGCGATGTCGGGGTGCTCGCGGGGCGTTACCCGGCCCGGGCCGTTCAGCACGGCCTTGAGCGGCATCACGTCCTCGGCGCCCGTGACCTGGTGGAGTCCGTCCGCGACCAGCCACATCCGGCAGTCCGGCCGGCCGGAGACGCCGTTCAGCGCCTGGACCAGGGCGAGCGGGCCGTCGAAGGCCAGCCGGATCGCCTCCTGCTCCGTCAGGTCGGAGTACCCGGAGCCGGTCACGTTCCAGCAGTGCGCGATCCGGGTGGGTGCGGTGCCCCGCTGGTGCAGCTCGCGCAGCAGCCTCTCGTAGTGCTCGCGGCTGTCCGGGACGACCGTGTAGTGGTCGGGCCCGGTGGCCGACCACTCGTCGCCGGCCGCCACCGTGGTGACCGATGCGCCCAGCAACCTGAGACGGTCGGCCACCTGGGCCCCGAAGCCCAGGCCGTCGACCAGCACCAGCCAGCACTCTCCCGCGAACGAGGGGGTGGCACGCGGGGTGGCGCTCCGCTCCCAGGACGGGGCCTGGATCCAGTCGATGACCTCCGGCCGACGGGCGGCCGCGGGCGTGTCGCCCGGGTCGGTCTGACGCTCCAGCCAGTGCCTGCGGCGCTGGAACGGGTAGCCGGGCAGGACCACCCGGCGACTGGGCGCGCCCCGGTGCAGGCCCGCCCAGTCGGGTTCGAGGCCGGCGGACCAGAGCTGTCCGAGCGCCCGGCGCAGCGCATCGGTCGCCGACCGCCGGTCCCGGCGGTGCGGCAGTGAGGAGGTCACCGTCCGCGAGTCGCCGCTGGTGATCCGCCGGGCCAGGTTCCCCAGGATCTGGCCCGGGCCGACCTCAAGGAGCGCCAGGCCGGGCTCGGCCGCCAGAGTCCGTACCCCGGCGTCGAATTCCACCGGCGCCAACACGTGCTGCCCCCAGTACTGCGGGTCCTGGGCCTGTTCGTCGGTGATCCAGGTGCCGGTGACGTTGGAGACGAGCCGGATCGTCGGCGGCTTCCGGGGCACCGACGCGACCTCGGCGGTGAAGCGGGCCACCATCGGTTCCATGAGCGGTGAGTGGAAGGCGTGCGAAGTCGCCACCGGCCGGGCGGAGATCTCGCGGGCCGCCAAGGCGTCGGCGAAGGCGTCGACGGCCGAAGGCGGGCCGGATACCACGCAGTCCTTCGGGCCGTTGTGGGCCGCGAACGACAGCTCGGCCGGGAGAATAGCGGACAGCGCCGCCCGGTCGGCGTCGACGCTGAGCATCTTCCCTGCGGCCTGGCTCTGCATCAGCGCGCCCCGCAGGCAGACCAGACGGAGCGCGTCGGCCAGGGTGAAGACACCGGCCAGGCACGCTGCCACCAACTCCCCGAGGCTGTGGCCGATCAGGGCCTGGGGCCGGACTCCCCAGGAGATCCACAGCCGGCTCAGCGCGTATTCGAGCACGAACAGCGCGGGCTGTGCCGCGGCGGTCCGGTCGAGCGCGGCAGCCGCCTCGGCGGAGGTGTCGGACCCGAGTATGAGGTCAAGGAAGCCCGTGTCGAGGCCTGCCCGGCCGAGTTCGTCACGGCACGTGTCCACGGTGTCCCGGAACACCGGTTCGCCCGCGTAGAGTTCGCGGGCCATGCCCGGGTGCTGGCTGCCCTGCCCGCTGAGCAGGAAGGCCACGCCCGTTGCCGGTGTGCGGCACTCCCCGGTGGTCACCTGGGACGGGTTCCTCGACTCCAGCGCGGCGGCGATCGACTGTGCGTCGGCGCCGACGACGGCGCGTCGGAACGGGAACTGGTGCCGGCCCACGGCCGCGGTGTAGGCGACGTCGGCCAACGACCCGTTGCCGCGGCGCAGGTGGCCGGCGAACGCGTCGGTGAGCTGTTCGAGTGCCTGCGGGTTCCGGGCACTGAGGACCAGGAGCTGCGGGTCCTCGTTCGGGCTCTCCGGCCTGCGGGCGTGGTCCGTCTCGGCGGGTGCCTCCTGCACGACGACATGGGCGTTGGTGCCGCCGAAGCCGAAGGCACTGACCCCGGCCGTCCGGGGCCTGGCGCCCCGCGGCCACGGACCGGCCTCCATCTGGAGCCGGAACGGGCTTTCGTCCAGCCGGAGGGCGGGGTTGGGCGCCTCGACGTTCAGAGTCCGGGGAAGGGTCTCGTTCCGCAGGGCGAGGACCGTCTTGATGAGACCGGCGACGCCGGCCGCGGCGTCCAGGTGGCCGATGTTGGACTTGAGGGAACCCAGCGCCACACTGCCGCGGTCCACCCCGCGGTACGCCGTGGTCAGCGCCCGGATCTCGATTGGGTCACCGAGCGCGGTGCCGGTGCCGTGGGCCTCGACGTAGTCGATGTCGGTGGCTGCCAGACCGGCGTCCCGCAGCGCGTCGCCGACCACTCGGGCCTGCCCGGCGACCGTGGGTGCCGTGAAGCCGACCTTGACGGCTCCGTCGTTGTTGACGGCGGAGCCCTTGAGCACGGCGTGCACGGTGTCACCGTCCTTGAGCGCCTCGTCGAGGCGCTTGAGGACGACCACTCCGGCACCGCTGCCGAACACCGTCCCGGCCGCGGCGTGGTCGAACGGCCGGCAGTGGCCGTCCGGGGACTGGAAGGAACCCTCCTGGTGGAGGTATCCCCGCTTCTGGTCCAGGTTGAGGAACACGCCGCCGGCCAGGGCCAGGTCGCACTCCCCGTTCCGTAGGGCCCGACCGGCCAGGTGCACGGTGACCAGCGAGGTCGAGCACGCGGTACGCAGCGAGACGCTCGGCCCGCGAAGGTCCAGCTTGTAGGAGACGCGGGTCGCCAGGAAGCTCAGCTCGTTCCCGAGCAGGATCTGGGTGCCGCCGACGGCGTCCACCACGCGCGGGTTGGAGTGCACGTTCGCGAGGTAGTTGTTGATGCCGGCACCGGCGAACACCCCGACGTTCCCGTCGATGCGCGCCGGATCGTACCCGGAGTGTTCGAGGGCGTGCCAGGCCGTTTCGAGGAACACCCGGTGCTGGGGGTCCATCGTCTCCGCCTCGCGCGCGGTGTATCCGAAGAACTCCGCGTCGAAGGACTCCAGATCGGCCAGGAAGGCTCCCGCCCGTACGTGGTTCGGCTGGGTCACGTGCTCGGGGGGCGCTCCCTCGGCGAGGACCTCCTCCTGGCTGAAGAACGTCACGCTCTCGACGCCGTTGCGCAGGTTGGACCAGAACTCGTCCAGGCCCCGAGCCCCGGGGAACCGCCCGGCCATGCCGATGATCGCGATGTCGTCTTCCCGGCTCACCGACTGGCTCCGTCCTGTGCCGCGGGCACCCGACTGCGGCCGGTGAGGTTGACCAGAACGGTCTCGTCACCGCGGAGCAGTCCGGCGGCGACCTGGTCGCGCAGCGCCGCGATCGTCGCCGCCGCCGCGTGGCAGACGTCCAGACCCTCCAGGTCCAGGAGCAGCCGGCGGGCTTCGACCAGCGAGCTGCTCGGGACGTCCACGATGGAGCCGCCCGTGGTGGTGGCGATGTCGTGCAGGTAGGGGTAGTACGGTGCGCCGTCGCCGAGCAGGATGGCCGTGGCGAGCCCCTCGGGCTGCTCGATCCGGTCCGCGGGGCCCAGTTCGGTCCGCCCCTCCCGCCAGCCGTTCGCGGAGGGGGCGCAGGAACGCTCCTGCACCATCAGGAACGCGGGCATCCGGTCGACGAGTCCGAGCTGCTGGTACTCGCGAAGGCCCTTGTGTGCGGCCAGGATCCCCATGCCGCTGCTGACCGCCTGCACGATGACGTCGGGTGTCCGGCCCATCTGGTCGACGGCTTCCAGGTACGCCAGCTTGAGGCCCTCACGGCGGGCCCAGTTGAAGAAGCCCGGGTCCAGGTGGAGGCGTTCGTCCTCGGCGAACTCCCGGGCGCGCGCCGACGCCTGCACGTAGCTGCCCTCCACCGTGGTCAGCGTGGTCCGCTCGTCGTCGGGTACGTCGTGGTTCGGGAAGAAGCGGTCCCCGCAGAAGAAGTGGGCCCGGGTGCCGGGGTCCCGGAGCACCGCCCGGGCCAACGCGGTCGAGCTGTTCCCGGTGCTCGACGCGACGAACTCCTTGATCCCGAACTGCCGGTAGACGGCGAGCACGGTTCCGGCGAGCCGGTCCTTGGTGGTGCCGGTCGGCTGCTGCGACTCGTCCTTGATCCACAGGTCGGACAGGCCGATGGCGGCGCCGAGCCCGGTGGCCCGGCGGCAGGGCGTCCGGATGGTGATGCCGTTATCCAGGAAATCGGGCGAGCTCAGCGGCAGCAGGTCGAAGTAGACCTGCTCCGGAGCGGTGTGTTCGCGCCGTTCGAACCGGTCCAGCCGGTACCTGGGTTCGAGAGCGCCGTCGCAGTCCGGACATCGGAAGACCGGCGCCGGTTCGAGCCGGCAGTCACAACGGGTACAGGCGAGGACGAATTTCCTGCCCGTTCCGGGCTCCTGGGTTCCTGTTTCCTGCATGGCACATGTTCCTTAGTGATGTTCAAGAATCGGTTCGGACGGAGGCGTCGCGGTGGCGGCCTCAGCTCACCCGGTCGACGTCGTGGGATTCCGGGCTTCCGTTCCACGAGCGCCACAGCGCGGCATAGGCGCCGTCTTCGGCCAGCAGGGCGTCATGGCTGCCGAGTTCGACGATCCGTCCCGCGTCGACGACCGCCACCCGGTCCGCGTCGTACGCCGTCTGCAGACGGTGGGCGATCGTGATCACGGTGCGGTCCGCGCGCACGGCGGCCATCGCCTGTTCCGTGCGCCGTGCGGTACCCGGGTCGAGCAGGGCGGTCGCCTCGTCGAGGACGAGTGTGTGCGGATCCGCCAGTTCGACCCGGGCGAGGGACAGCTGCTGTGCCCGGGCCGGGTCCAGGGAGAGCGCGCCGGGGCCGAACCGGGTGTCCAGCCCCTCCGGGAGCTCGTCCACCCAGTCCGCGCCGACCAGCGCGAGCGCGGCGAGCAGCCGCTCGTCCCCGGCGTCCGGGGCGGCCATGGACAGGTTGTCCCGGAGCGTCCCCATGAACACGTGGTGTTCCTGGGTGACCAGGACGATCCGGCCGCCCAGCTCGTTGGAGGCGGCGAGGCCCGCGACCGGGACACCACCGACGAGGACGCTGCCGGTGCGCGGAGCGTCCATGCCGGCGATGAGTCGGCCGAGGGTGGACTTCCCCGCCCCAGACGGCCCCACCAAGGCGAGCCGCTCGCCGGGGCGGATCGACAGGCTGACGTCCGTCAGCACGTCGTGCCCCTCGACGTACGCGTAGCGCACGTCCTTCAGCTCGATCCCGTCCCCGGCCGGCTCTGGAACCCGGACGGTTTCGGCCTGGGCCGCGGCGGAGATGCCCTTGATCCGGGCGAGCGAGGCGCCGTTGCCCTGGAAGTCCTCCAGGAGGGAGAGGATGCGGTTGAGCGGGTCGACGAGCTGCCACATGTAGAGCGTGCAGGCCACCACGACGCCGAGCTCGACGTTCCCGTGCAGGTAGGCGGTCCCGCCGGCGAGCAGGGTGGCGGTGATGGGCAGGAAGTGGGCGAACTCGACGGCGGGGAAGAGGACGGAGCGCAGGAAGAGGGTGTGGCGCGAGGCGCGGTAGGCCGTGTCGAGCGCCCGCTCCGCAGCCTCGACCCGCTGGGCTTCCAGCCCGAAGACCTCGACGGTACGGCCGCCCTGCGCCGTGGTCGAGAGGATCTCGGTCACCTCTGAGGCCACCGCGCCCTGCGCGAGGTACCCCGTCCTGGCCCGGGCCAGGTACCAGCGGCTCGCCCAGACGATGACCGGCAGGCCTGCCAGGGCGCAAAGGCCGAGGAGTGGCTGGAGCAGGAACACCGCGCCGTAGATGAAGAGCACTTGGACCACGGCCATGGCCATGCCGGGCACAGCGTCCCGTAGCGTGCTCGCGACCGTCGTCACGTCCATGGAGGCCCGCGTCAGCAGGTCTCCCTTGCCGACCTGGTCGACGATTCGAGCGGGCAGTGCGAGGGCCCGGTCGATGACCTCCTCACGCAGTCGGGCGAGTGCCCGTTCGGCGAGCCGGTGGGCCTGGTTGTGCGCGAACCTGCTGAAGACCAACTGGGCGAGCGCGGCGGCGACCGCGCAGCCGGCGAGCACGTCGATCCGCGAGACGGAGGCGAGTCCGGTCTGCACTTCGGTGGTGATCCGGCCTAGCAGCCAAGGC is a window from the Streptomyces sp. NBC_01244 genome containing:
- a CDS encoding acyl carrier protein, with the protein product MTNTHAATIRAFILGRHPRAELTDEQDIFSLGFINSLFAMELVMFIEKQFAVSLPNNELRIDNFRTVSSMAELVERRLSAASAA
- a CDS encoding 3-hydroxyacyl-CoA dehydrogenase family protein, with the translated sequence MSIIGVVGAGVMGVGVAQNLAQCGYDVVLVDKDEETLATARDAIYRNCRMSALMGGPALDADEILTRITTAVGVTALAEASMVIENVTEKWEIKQQVHREIDEVCAPDTVVIVNTSAIPITRLASLSSRPAQTVGVHFMNPVPAKPVVELIPGVRTSPETLQRTRDLLAAMGKKPVEVKDSAGFVSNRVLMLTVNEAAFLVHEGVATAEQVDEVFRGCFGHPMGPLETADLIGVDTILHSVEVLHEHYADSKYRPCPLLKQMTEAGFHGRKSGRGFYTYDG
- the panD gene encoding aspartate 1-decarboxylase — translated: MHRTMMKSKIHRATVTQADLHYVGSVTMSADLMEAADLLPGEKVDIVDIDNGARLSTYVIEGARDSGVIGINGAAARLISPGDMVIIIAYGTMSDAEARVFEPRVVFVDADNRIVSLDSDPAGVPAGFALERGDTVSR
- a CDS encoding type I polyketide synthase; translation: MSREDDIAIIGMAGRFPGARGLDEFWSNLRNGVESVTFFSQEEVLAEGAPPEHVTQPNHVRAGAFLADLESFDAEFFGYTAREAETMDPQHRVFLETAWHALEHSGYDPARIDGNVGVFAGAGINNYLANVHSNPRVVDAVGGTQILLGNELSFLATRVSYKLDLRGPSVSLRTACSTSLVTVHLAGRALRNGECDLALAGGVFLNLDQKRGYLHQEGSFQSPDGHCRPFDHAAAGTVFGSGAGVVVLKRLDEALKDGDTVHAVLKGSAVNNDGAVKVGFTAPTVAGQARVVGDALRDAGLAATDIDYVEAHGTGTALGDPIEIRALTTAYRGVDRGSVALGSLKSNIGHLDAAAGVAGLIKTVLALRNETLPRTLNVEAPNPALRLDESPFRLQMEAGPWPRGARPRTAGVSAFGFGGTNAHVVVQEAPAETDHARRPESPNEDPQLLVLSARNPQALEQLTDAFAGHLRRGNGSLADVAYTAAVGRHQFPFRRAVVGADAQSIAAALESRNPSQVTTGECRTPATGVAFLLSGQGSQHPGMARELYAGEPVFRDTVDTCRDELGRAGLDTGFLDLILGSDTSAEAAAALDRTAAAQPALFVLEYALSRLWISWGVRPQALIGHSLGELVAACLAGVFTLADALRLVCLRGALMQSQAAGKMLSVDADRAALSAILPAELSFAAHNGPKDCVVSGPPSAVDAFADALAAREISARPVATSHAFHSPLMEPMVARFTAEVASVPRKPPTIRLVSNVTGTWITDEQAQDPQYWGQHVLAPVEFDAGVRTLAAEPGLALLEVGPGQILGNLARRITSGDSRTVTSSLPHRRDRRSATDALRRALGQLWSAGLEPDWAGLHRGAPSRRVVLPGYPFQRRRHWLERQTDPGDTPAAARRPEVIDWIQAPSWERSATPRATPSFAGECWLVLVDGLGFGAQVADRLRLLGASVTTVAAGDEWSATGPDHYTVVPDSREHYERLLRELHQRGTAPTRIAHCWNVTGSGYSDLTEQEAIRLAFDGPLALVQALNGVSGRPDCRMWLVADGLHQVTGAEDVMPLKAVLNGPGRVTPREHPDIACRTVDLVLDGPEAVRQGVENLLKEFSVPPAHAVVAYRASYRWTQTYVPAPLPPASSQPPVLREDGVYVITGGTGGIGLALAEHLAAPGRRIALLARTPLPPQEEWPGVTEHQYGRGTARTVRRLLRVLGLGTEVMTLPVDVTDRDAVHTAVDRIAARWGAVHGVFHAAGKGGGGLIQLKRAEEAALVLAPKVRGTLNLEEALAPHAPDFLCLFGSNAANVGDLGLVDYVAANAFLDAYAQSRTPWRRVVTIDWGPWQDAGMAVEAGLPEPLAKLRAEDVAQRGMPPAQALDALDRVLTSAAEPQLIVSPTDVNVLVATAFTLPSTAAGADGRLSEILGEGQSPRPDVATQYVPPRGETEQRICAAWQEALGVDRVGVQDSFFDLGGNSLVAIQLVPRINSALGASLTMAQLYEALTVAGLARLVDGEGRPDEAVEQTIGEVRERAAARRAQQQDRAAKARARRQSAR
- a CDS encoding threonine synthase, with translation MQETGTQEPGTGRKFVLACTRCDCRLEPAPVFRCPDCDGALEPRYRLDRFERREHTAPEQVYFDLLPLSSPDFLDNGITIRTPCRRATGLGAAIGLSDLWIKDESQQPTGTTKDRLAGTVLAVYRQFGIKEFVASSTGNSSTALARAVLRDPGTRAHFFCGDRFFPNHDVPDDERTTLTTVEGSYVQASARAREFAEDERLHLDPGFFNWARREGLKLAYLEAVDQMGRTPDVIVQAVSSGMGILAAHKGLREYQQLGLVDRMPAFLMVQERSCAPSANGWREGRTELGPADRIEQPEGLATAILLGDGAPYYPYLHDIATTTGGSIVDVPSSSLVEARRLLLDLEGLDVCHAAAATIAALRDQVAAGLLRGDETVLVNLTGRSRVPAAQDGASR
- a CDS encoding ABC transporter ATP-binding protein; this encodes MSAPDDSTHLPVADAPTVRRACLDLVRSDLWAVIRAVLLICLAAAAGLAGPWLLGRITTEVQTGLASVSRIDVLAGCAVAAALAQLVFSRFAHNQAHRLAERALARLREEVIDRALALPARIVDQVGKGDLLTRASMDVTTVASTLRDAVPGMAMAVVQVLFIYGAVFLLQPLLGLCALAGLPVIVWASRWYLARARTGYLAQGAVASEVTEILSTTAQGGRTVEVFGLEAQRVEAAERALDTAYRASRHTLFLRSVLFPAVEFAHFLPITATLLAGGTAYLHGNVELGVVVACTLYMWQLVDPLNRILSLLEDFQGNGASLARIKGISAAAQAETVRVPEPAGDGIELKDVRYAYVEGHDVLTDVSLSIRPGERLALVGPSGAGKSTLGRLIAGMDAPRTGSVLVGGVPVAGLAASNELGGRIVLVTQEHHVFMGTLRDNLSMAAPDAGDERLLAALALVGADWVDELPEGLDTRFGPGALSLDPARAQQLSLARVELADPHTLVLDEATALLDPGTARRTEQAMAAVRADRTVITIAHRLQTAYDADRVAVVDAGRIVELGSHDALLAEDGAYAALWRSWNGSPESHDVDRVS